TCATCAGAACTCGAAGTTCTCCCTTTGATTGGAACAAGCACAAACGGTATAAAACATCTCATTAAATGAAACCGAACCACGTCTTCATCTTGACCACGTCTTGACCTGAGTTCCAACAGCTCGAAGAAGCAGTAGATCTAGCAGGAAGCCTCGTCAGGTGGAAATActtcacatatttttttttttccagagtaGCATTTGACTATCtatattaatatatttatatatatagatttttttgttgttgcgaGACGCAGTTTCAGGTCAAGATTTGTAAATGCGGAGGTTACTCATTTACtatgataaagaaaaaaaaaaaaagaaaaacaacacaattgtgtatgtgtatgttttaacTCTGATAAATGGAGATAAATTAAAACTCGCAgggtttctctttttctctcacttgaCTCGCCGTCTTTCTCTTCTAGATCTAGAAGTTCATTTGCTGGGCACTTAGCAAGGAGTCGAGCATGTTGAAGGTATCCTCGTAGTCCATGTGTTGGCCGTTAAGGGCCAGCGAGGCGTCGGCCCCATGACCTTCGCTCTGCTTCTTATCTGCCTTCACTAAGGTGCTCAGGGATCCGTACGCGGCCTGGTGTGGCAGCCCCGTGGCGGGGAAGGCCGCACCAAGCCCGGCGCTCTGGCACAGCACCTCCTGCTGGACGCTGGCGGTGCTGCCGCTACTGCGGTGGTGGGAGGATCCGCCAGAGCTCTTGGAGCTGCGGCTGGACTTGGacgagtggtggtggtggccgtGGTGTGCCTGCGACTGCTGGTGGTGGCCGTGGTGaccggaggaggaggaagaggcggaCGAGGCGTCGCCGTGGCCGCCCAGGGACAGCACGCCGCTGCTGGAGTGGGAATGGCCGTGTTTGGACTGCCGGTGGCTCGAGTGCTCCCGGTGCTTGTCTCTGCTCTGGCGCGGGCTGGCGTGCTTGCTCTTGCCGCCGCTCGAGCCGCTGCCGGCAATGCCGCCCCCGGGGACCTCCAGGCCGCCGTAGCCGcccgaggaggaagaggaggaggaggaggaggcggcgtgCCGCTCGGACACTTTGATCTTCATTCGGAGCTCCTCCTGGCTGCCGCCTCCGCTGCCGTTCTCGGCCGCCGGCAGCCGCCGCTTCAGGCTCTTGGATGACGACCTCGAGGAGGAGGATGACGAAGGATCGGCGCCGGGCACCGCGTATTTCACCCGCACCGACCCGTCGCCGCCAGAGCCCAGCGCTTGCAGGTGACCGCTGCCACCGCTACCGTGGTGGTGGTGCGCGTGTTTGCGGTGCGGTTCCGGCTGAGCTGTGGTAGCCGTGGCCGAGGCATCGCTGCGCTCTGCCTCGCGGCGTTTGGCCATGGCGAGTTCGGCAGCCTGCTTCTCCCGGTACTTGTCCAGCGAAAGCCTCATGGGCGCGGGGGCTGGGGGTGGCGGAGGGGGCAGCGCCGCCTGGTGAAGCAGGGGCTGCTGGGTAGCCAGAGGCCCGCTGAGGGTGTCCGCCTTGAGGCTGTAGACGTCGGACGCCTGCGCTGAGGAAGCTGGGAATGGGTAGGCGGACGCGGGCAGCCCCGCCATGCCGTTGAGGGAGAGCGACGGCGCTGAGCTGGACGGCAGGTCCAGCTggaaggaggaggtggaggagttgGAGAGGTCGGAGAAGGCGCTGCTCCGCATGTCCAGCAGGCTGTCCAGCGAGCTGTTCTTGGCCAGACACAGGCCTTGGAATGAGGAGTCCGCTGACGACGTGTCTGTCTTAGTCTTCTTCGCCGCTTGGTTAGCCTACAcaaggaagagggggggggggagggtcttAGTGCTATTCATAAGAAGGATTTCTATCCAGTTATCACGTAACTTATTAACAGCAACTCATTTTCCACAAATAGAGCTGATTAATGATTGAAAGATTATAACATTACACCATATGCCCAAAGGGGGTTCTTCTATAACTAAGCGCAGCACAGAGGACAGACTGGCTCATGCCTCTGCTACGTACCCTCCAGTTCCTGATTCGCTTCAGTCTGCTGGGGGTCTTCTCCAGAATCTGAAGGAACTCATGAGTCAGTTCTGCACCAGAGAGCAAAGACAGAGTTAGCATGGCATGGGTTCTCCATGTCCGACACTAAGGCACttctgtgtctatgtctgaTGGTTGTAAATGGTGTGTTTGGTACTTAAGATAGGACTGTTAATGTGAAGCATGTATGAAGCAtcatggtggtggtagtagtgggatgttgtgtgtcaAATGACAAACTATAGACCT
The Alosa sapidissima isolate fAloSap1 chromosome 23, fAloSap1.pri, whole genome shotgun sequence genome window above contains:
- the ccnt2b gene encoding cyclin-T2b isoform X1; translation: MAAVYRGSSKWLFTPEQLENTPSRRSGIEPDRELSYRQQAANLIQDMGQRLNVSQLTINTAIVYMHRFYMLHSFTKFHRNIISPTTLFLAAKVEEQPRKLEHVIKVSHACLYPQDPPLDTKSNAYLQQAQELVLLETIVLQTLGFEITIEHPHTDVVRCSQLVRASKDLAQTSYFMATNRSKFRELNMLCLHLTTFCLQHRPQVVACVCIHLACKWSNWEIPISSDGKHWWEYVDTSVTLELLDQLTHEFLQILEKTPSRLKRIRNWRANQAAKKTKTDTSSADSSFQGLCLAKNSSLDSLLDMRSSAFSDLSNSSTSSFQLDLPSSSAPSLSLNGMAGLPASAYPFPASSAQASDVYSLKADTLSGPLATQQPLLHQAALPPPPPPAPAPMRLSLDKYREKQAAELAMAKRREAERSDASATATTAQPEPHRKHAHHHHGSGGSGHLQALGSGGDGSVRVKYAVPGADPSSSSSSRSSSKSLKRRLPAAENGSGGGSQEELRMKIKVSERHAASSSSSSSSSGGYGGLEVPGGGIAGSGSSGGKSKHASPRQSRDKHREHSSHRQSKHGHSHSSSGVLSLGGHGDASSASSSSSGHHGHHQQSQAHHGHHHHSSKSSRSSKSSGGSSHHRSSGSTASVQQEVLCQSAGLGAAFPATGLPHQAAYGSLSTLVKADKKQSEGHGADASLALNGQHMDYEDTFNMLDSLLSAQQMNF
- the ccnt2b gene encoding cyclin-T2b isoform X2, with protein sequence MAAVYRGSSKWLFTPEQLENTPSRRSGIEPDRELSYRQQAANLIQDMGQRLNVSQLTINTAIVYMHRFYMLHSFTKFHRNIISPTTLFLAAKVEEQPRKLEHVIKVSHACLYPQDPPLDTKSNAYLQQAQELVLLETIVLQTLGFEITIEHPHTDVVRCSQLVRASKDLAQTSYFMATNSLHLTTFCLQHRPQVVACVCIHLACKWSNWEIPISSDGKHWWEYVDTSVTLELLDQLTHEFLQILEKTPSRLKRIRNWRANQAAKKTKTDTSSADSSFQGLCLAKNSSLDSLLDMRSSAFSDLSNSSTSSFQLDLPSSSAPSLSLNGMAGLPASAYPFPASSAQASDVYSLKADTLSGPLATQQPLLHQAALPPPPPPAPAPMRLSLDKYREKQAAELAMAKRREAERSDASATATTAQPEPHRKHAHHHHGSGGSGHLQALGSGGDGSVRVKYAVPGADPSSSSSSRSSSKSLKRRLPAAENGSGGGSQEELRMKIKVSERHAASSSSSSSSSGGYGGLEVPGGGIAGSGSSGGKSKHASPRQSRDKHREHSSHRQSKHGHSHSSSGVLSLGGHGDASSASSSSSGHHGHHQQSQAHHGHHHHSSKSSRSSKSSGGSSHHRSSGSTASVQQEVLCQSAGLGAAFPATGLPHQAAYGSLSTLVKADKKQSEGHGADASLALNGQHMDYEDTFNMLDSLLSAQQMNF
- the ccnt2b gene encoding cyclin-T2b isoform X3 → MLCLHLTTFCLQHRPQVVACVCIHLACKWSNWEIPISSDGKHWWEYVDTSVTLELLDQLTHEFLQILEKTPSRLKRIRNWRANQAAKKTKTDTSSADSSFQGLCLAKNSSLDSLLDMRSSAFSDLSNSSTSSFQLDLPSSSAPSLSLNGMAGLPASAYPFPASSAQASDVYSLKADTLSGPLATQQPLLHQAALPPPPPPAPAPMRLSLDKYREKQAAELAMAKRREAERSDASATATTAQPEPHRKHAHHHHGSGGSGHLQALGSGGDGSVRVKYAVPGADPSSSSSSRSSSKSLKRRLPAAENGSGGGSQEELRMKIKVSERHAASSSSSSSSSGGYGGLEVPGGGIAGSGSSGGKSKHASPRQSRDKHREHSSHRQSKHGHSHSSSGVLSLGGHGDASSASSSSSGHHGHHQQSQAHHGHHHHSSKSSRSSKSSGGSSHHRSSGSTASVQQEVLCQSAGLGAAFPATGLPHQAAYGSLSTLVKADKKQSEGHGADASLALNGQHMDYEDTFNMLDSLLSAQQMNF